From one SAR324 cluster bacterium genomic stretch:
- a CDS encoding polysaccharide deacetylase family protein, protein MITSLTPHMKIFIKKSFYEIGSWPLTQRLVRPWRGKLAILMYHRVLPLEQMDPLNDPNRDLAVSTQLFEEQIQFITNHYPVISMNAVPAHMENPEAPFSIVITFDDGYRDNLLYALPILQKYKVPATIYIATRFPEGDCWMWWFELWELLQNRSVLEYEWNAQIFHWEIRSQKEKLAAFREINPQFLYASNASRYKLMDKLGVVHPRQYTELCLSWEEIIELSKEPLITIGGHTHTHPNLKYLSEEEITEEVVNGKKLLEEKIGKKVCHFAYPYGEAGEREFEMIPRHGFKTAVMTWCEPVTKEKIFKMPRYETSRLRNQELKVKLSGWNAFWKKNVTGSM, encoded by the coding sequence ATGATAACTTCATTAACACCTCACATGAAAATATTTATTAAAAAGTCTTTTTATGAAATAGGAAGTTGGCCATTGACACAGCGTCTGGTACGTCCTTGGCGGGGTAAATTGGCCATTTTAATGTATCATCGGGTTTTACCTCTTGAACAGATGGATCCTTTGAATGATCCCAATCGAGATTTAGCTGTTTCAACCCAATTGTTTGAGGAACAGATTCAGTTTATTACCAATCACTATCCTGTGATTAGCATGAACGCGGTTCCCGCTCACATGGAAAATCCAGAAGCACCTTTTTCTATTGTGATCACGTTTGATGACGGCTACCGGGATAATTTACTGTATGCCCTGCCTATCCTCCAAAAATACAAAGTGCCAGCAACCATTTATATAGCAACGCGTTTCCCAGAGGGAGATTGCTGGATGTGGTGGTTTGAATTGTGGGAACTTCTGCAGAATCGTTCTGTATTGGAATATGAATGGAATGCGCAGATATTTCACTGGGAAATACGATCCCAGAAAGAAAAATTGGCGGCCTTCCGTGAAATTAATCCGCAATTTCTATATGCCTCCAATGCATCCAGATACAAATTAATGGACAAATTGGGGGTTGTACATCCTCGACAATACACAGAGTTGTGTCTTTCCTGGGAAGAAATCATCGAACTATCCAAAGAACCGTTGATCACGATTGGTGGTCACACTCATACTCACCCGAATCTCAAGTATTTATCAGAAGAAGAGATCACGGAAGAAGTAGTGAATGGAAAAAAACTTCTGGAAGAAAAGATAGGGAAAAAGGTTTGTCATTTTGCCTATCCTTATGGAGAGGCTGGAGAACGAGAATTTGAAATGATTCCCAGGCATGGATTTAAAACAGCGGTAATGACCTGGTGTGAGCCTGTCACCAAAGAAAAAATTTTTAAGATGCCACGCTATGAAACAAGTCGGTTAAGAAATCAAGAACTGAAAGTCAAATTATCCGGCTGGAATGCTTTTTGGAAAAAGAATGTCACTGGTTCCATGTAA
- a CDS encoding GNAT family N-acetyltransferase, with translation MRTSQKIPIMLIPLGIQTLYGSRILKGLGGDVTDYHSLILNFKELESIPLDFTALWSQITDQLPDYDLIDWDKIPHFIGDQINPVLQTGGKPEHISYAAPLESEWITFYHQQIKTSMRADSRRQRKRLQELGDLKFVIASSPEETMRITQLMIQQKQRRYQETEVHNMFTNSHYSDFYVQTAQKLVPIGFIHVSALFCGDQIIATHWGILFQDRFYLLMPTYEGGEWNKYSAGRLLVEYLIEWACLQGIRVFDFTIGAEHYKKDWCKQEMVLYRWTQPVTMKGRGLLRLRQFKNSLKRYPSAFQFLRKLKSKLHL, from the coding sequence GTGAGAACATCCCAAAAAATTCCAATCATGCTAATTCCTTTGGGCATTCAGACATTGTATGGCAGTCGTATTCTGAAAGGACTAGGTGGGGATGTTACCGATTATCACAGCTTGATACTTAACTTCAAGGAACTTGAATCTATTCCATTGGATTTTACAGCGTTATGGTCGCAAATAACTGACCAGCTACCTGATTATGACCTGATCGATTGGGATAAAATCCCTCATTTTATCGGCGATCAAATCAATCCAGTCCTGCAAACCGGTGGCAAACCTGAACATATCAGTTATGCGGCACCGCTCGAATCTGAGTGGATCACTTTCTATCATCAACAAATCAAAACCAGCATGCGTGCTGATTCTAGACGACAACGTAAACGACTGCAGGAATTAGGAGATCTTAAATTTGTTATTGCATCCTCGCCTGAAGAAACAATGCGAATTACCCAGCTCATGATTCAGCAAAAGCAACGACGTTATCAAGAAACTGAAGTACATAATATGTTCACCAATTCGCATTACAGTGATTTTTACGTCCAAACAGCACAAAAATTGGTACCGATTGGATTCATCCATGTCTCCGCCCTTTTTTGTGGAGATCAGATCATTGCGACTCATTGGGGCATTCTATTTCAGGATCGGTTTTATTTGTTAATGCCAACCTACGAAGGTGGTGAATGGAACAAATATTCAGCAGGACGATTATTGGTGGAGTATTTGATCGAATGGGCTTGTTTACAAGGCATTCGAGTTTTTGATTTCACAATCGGTGCTGAACACTACAAAAAAGATTGGTGCAAGCAAGAAATGGTTTTATATCGCTGGACACAGCCAGTAACGATGAAAGGGCGGGGATTATTGCGACTCAGACAGTTTAAAAACTCCTTAAAACGTTATCCTTCGGCCTTTCAATTTTTGAGAAAATTAAAATCGAAATTGCATTTGTAA
- a CDS encoding DegT/DnrJ/EryC1/StrS family aminotransferase, whose product MGKFAFARTALKYGLMALNLGRGDKILIPQMICDVVLHPLQQLGIQPVYYEVEPYFSPQWEKLESVVNEQTKAIFMVHYFGQPQDVGRFQDFARKHRLFLIEDNAHGHGSLWQGKFLGTYGDIGITSPRKTFSIPHGAYLFLNNYPSTLPEFPALPVNFFKQQIKSRLKTLIQHYPALDIRKKIRPPYEKQGVFLESEVSDWAMNEKVHQYMNKQDLAGVLKIRQQIYHIWEAWTSQQGLKPLFPKLFHETVPMIFAAYTQTQQESIRWFEWGFQHGIDVHSWPSLPPEIVRADSQAMRYWERLVCFPIHQEMNPEHLVAYLKKNHSPFSVL is encoded by the coding sequence GTGGGCAAATTCGCATTTGCCAGAACGGCGCTCAAATATGGACTTATGGCGCTCAACCTGGGCAGAGGTGATAAAATCCTAATTCCTCAAATGATTTGCGATGTTGTTTTGCATCCATTACAGCAACTGGGAATCCAGCCTGTTTATTACGAAGTAGAACCATATTTTTCTCCTCAATGGGAAAAACTGGAATCAGTCGTCAATGAGCAAACCAAAGCGATTTTCATGGTCCATTATTTTGGGCAACCTCAAGATGTGGGGCGATTTCAGGATTTTGCCAGAAAGCATCGGTTGTTTTTGATTGAAGATAACGCTCATGGTCATGGCAGTCTCTGGCAAGGAAAATTTCTGGGAACATATGGGGATATCGGAATCACATCTCCCAGAAAAACGTTTTCAATTCCACATGGAGCTTACTTGTTTCTCAACAACTATCCCTCCACACTTCCCGAGTTTCCAGCCCTCCCTGTAAATTTTTTCAAACAACAAATTAAATCCAGATTAAAAACTTTAATCCAGCATTATCCCGCCCTGGATATACGCAAAAAGATCCGTCCTCCTTATGAAAAACAAGGAGTTTTTTTAGAATCGGAAGTTTCCGACTGGGCCATGAATGAAAAAGTTCATCAATATATGAACAAGCAAGATTTAGCTGGGGTTCTTAAAATTCGGCAACAGATTTATCATATTTGGGAAGCATGGACATCACAACAGGGCTTGAAGCCGTTGTTCCCGAAGTTATTTCATGAGACGGTGCCGATGATTTTTGCAGCCTATACGCAAACTCAACAAGAAAGCATCCGCTGGTTTGAATGGGGGTTTCAACATGGCATAGACGTTCATTCATGGCCCTCATTACCTCCAGAAATTGTGAGAGCTGATAGTCAGGCAATGCGGTATTGGGAACGACTGGTTTGTTTCCCCATTCATCAGGAAATGAATCCTGAACATCTGGTTGCCTATCTGAAAAAAAATCATTCGCCCTTTAGTGTTTTATGA